The proteins below are encoded in one region of Juglans microcarpa x Juglans regia isolate MS1-56 chromosome 4D, Jm3101_v1.0, whole genome shotgun sequence:
- the LOC121261658 gene encoding uncharacterized protein LOC121261658 produces the protein MDFQKKPVRLLVLIAAIIALSLAAEKCRQLVGEEASSQSGKFTFLDCFDMGSGSVACAVKEGVKLYVYNIRTVHVEKARRTAIETALVDAVSQRMSNTDAAKLAEKEGAKAAKLATRQAKRIIGPIISSGWDFFEAIYYGGTMTEGFLRGTGTLLGAYAGGFLGEERLGKIGYLVGSHLGSWVGGRIGLMIYDVGNGVQYLLQFIQTEENVVRETPAYENSEAFEDSYTYEAPLYGSEASEHSNTYGTPDYETSEA, from the exons ATGGATTTTCAGAAGAAGCCGGTTCGGCTTCTTGTCTTAATCGCCGCTATCATCGCTCTCAGCTTAGCAG ctGAAAAATGTCGGCAACTGGTTGGGGAAGAGGCTTCATCTCAGAGTGGGAAGTTTACATTCTTGGACTGTTTTGACATGGGCTCTGGATCTGTAGCATGCGCTGTGAAGGAGGGTGTGAAGCTGTATGTCTACAACATCAGAACCGTTCATGTTGAAAAAGCGAGGCGTACTGCAATTGAGACTGCCTTAGTTGATGCAGTGTCACAGAGGATGTCTAATACAGATGCCGCCAAACTAGCAGAGAAAGAAGGCGCAAAGGCCGCAAAGTTGGCAACCCGGCAAGCCAAGCGCATTATAGGTCCCATTATCTCTTCCGGATGGGACTTTTTTGAAGCAATATACTATGGTGGTACCATGACAGAAGGATTCCTCAGAGGCACTGGAACCTTATTGGGTGCCTATGCCGGTGGTTTCCTTGGAGAGGAAAGGCTTGGGAAGATTGGCTATCTTGTGGGAAGTCATTTAGGCAGTTGGGTTGGAGGTAGAATTGGACTTATGATATATGATGTGGGTAATGGAGTGCAGTACTTGCTTCAATTTATTCAAACTGAAGAAAATGTAGTTCGTGAAACGCCAGCTTATGAAAACTCTGAAGCTTTCGAGGATTCATATACTTATGAGGCTCCCTTGTATGGTTCTGAAGCATCTGAGCATTCCAATACTTATGGAACTCCTGATTATGAGACCTCTGAAGCATAA